The Brachyspira hyodysenteriae ATCC 27164 genome includes a window with the following:
- a CDS encoding YkvA family protein: protein MSDNENNYNEKEEEKVFEPEIVNNDDTDKNKSLNSILSWIPFILALIYTISPVDFIPDVIPVAGWGEDALFLIASALHGIQNTVLDKNTSIYKIVKYIKWAAFIFTIIFILILVLLIVLVFKVSSN, encoded by the coding sequence ATGTCTGATAATGAAAATAATTATAATGAAAAAGAAGAAGAAAAGGTATTTGAACCGGAAATAGTTAATAATGATGATACTGATAAAAATAAATCTCTAAATTCTATACTTTCTTGGATTCCGTTTATATTAGCTTTGATATATACAATTTCTCCTGTTGATTTTATTCCAGATGTCATACCTGTTGCCGGTTGGGGAGAAGATGCTCTATTTTTAATAGCATCAGCTTTGCATGGCATTCAAAATACTGTTTTAGATAAAAATACATCTATATATAAAATTGTTAAATATATAAAATGGGCTGCATTTATATTTACTATTATATTTATACTTATATTGGTTCTTCTTATAGTATTAGTTTTCAAAGTTTCATCTAATTAG
- the dnaA gene encoding chromosomal replication initiator protein DnaA produces the protein MEEIQKYWNEFLDIISEDDEFAGIALLKGSVLIADNENKADIVCSGDFTAAHIKKDFLERIKDFFEDRLGHNIDIDVKVDAELVNKYLHIEEAEESIDNNKENNSNKNTLEASKKENFYSKSNLNDYFRFDNFIQGNNNRYVFEAAKYVSSNPGKEYNPLYIYGSVGIGKTHLLQAIGNSYMQNNPNAKVLYIDGSGFRDEYVSGLQSKKPEIFKRRYKSLDMLLLDDLQLLESAQETSKELFEIFQALDNASKQMVFVSDKPPKELRNIEARLKNRFEKSLILSIEPPQYETRLAIIERKLFDLHTSIDEEVMKYMAENITTDVRKIEGAIRAYLSIRDLMKITPNIEQCEKLDIFKDYFTNKPKLKNATIKEIKKIVADYYGIEISSFESKDRTKFISKARHVAIYLACEYSKKSVTEIGLDFNRDHASVIHARDKVKDELKTGSHLYSEINDIIAGIS, from the coding sequence ATGGAAGAGATACAAAAATATTGGAATGAATTTTTAGATATTATAAGTGAAGATGATGAGTTTGCGGGTATTGCCCTATTGAAAGGAAGTGTTTTAATAGCTGATAATGAGAATAAAGCTGATATAGTATGTTCTGGAGATTTTACAGCGGCACATATAAAAAAAGATTTTTTAGAAAGAATAAAAGATTTTTTTGAAGATAGACTAGGGCATAATATAGATATAGATGTAAAAGTAGATGCTGAATTAGTTAATAAATATCTACATATAGAAGAAGCTGAAGAATCTATTGATAATAATAAAGAAAATAATTCTAATAAAAATACATTAGAAGCATCAAAAAAAGAAAATTTTTATAGTAAAAGCAATTTAAATGATTATTTCAGATTCGATAATTTTATACAAGGTAATAATAATAGATATGTATTTGAAGCTGCTAAATATGTATCATCCAATCCAGGTAAAGAATATAATCCTCTCTATATATATGGAAGTGTAGGCATAGGAAAGACACATTTACTTCAGGCTATAGGTAATAGTTATATGCAAAATAATCCTAATGCTAAAGTTCTTTATATAGATGGAAGCGGTTTCAGAGATGAATATGTATCAGGACTTCAGAGCAAAAAACCTGAAATTTTTAAGAGAAGATATAAGTCTTTGGATATGCTTTTATTAGATGATTTGCAGCTTCTTGAAAGTGCCCAGGAAACATCTAAAGAGTTATTTGAGATATTTCAGGCTTTGGATAATGCCTCAAAACAGATGGTATTTGTAAGCGATAAGCCGCCTAAAGAGTTGAGAAATATAGAAGCAAGATTAAAAAATAGATTTGAAAAGAGTCTTATTCTTTCAATAGAACCTCCTCAATATGAAACAAGACTTGCAATAATAGAGAGAAAGTTATTCGATTTGCATACTAGCATAGATGAAGAAGTTATGAAATATATGGCAGAAAATATTACTACCGATGTTAGGAAAATTGAAGGTGCAATAAGGGCTTATTTATCCATAAGAGATTTAATGAAAATAACACCAAATATAGAGCAATGTGAAAAACTTGATATATTCAAAGATTATTTTACTAACAAGCCTAAATTAAAAAATGCTACAATAAAAGAGATAAAAAAGATAGTGGCAGACTATTACGGCATAGAAATATCATCTTTTGAGAGCAAAGATAGAACAAAGTTTATATCTAAAGCTAGGCATGTTGCTATATATTTAGCTTGCGAATATTCTAAGAAATCGGTTACAGAAATAGGACTTGATTTTAACAGAGATCATGCCTCTGTAATACATGCCAGAGATAAAGTGAAAGATGAATTGAAAACAGGCTCCCATTTATACTCAGAAATTAATGATATAATAGCAGGAATATCATAA
- a CDS encoding nucleotide exchange factor GrpE, whose protein sequence is MEEEIKETSEDKEEENTEAEAVENNEKSEENAGNVEEDEITALKKRIEELENESADMKNKYMYAMAEAENIRKRTAKEKADSIKRANKGLLLSLLTFMDNFERALKAGEQDSNVQGSEYYKGIELIHKQFIDFMHDNGVSEIESLGEEFDPNVHEALTMIEVPDIDKEKVVEVYAKGYKLNDELLRTAKVVVGKPAAAKE, encoded by the coding sequence ATGGAAGAGGAAATAAAAGAAACAAGTGAAGATAAAGAGGAAGAAAATACAGAGGCAGAGGCTGTTGAAAATAATGAGAAATCAGAAGAGAATGCTGGAAATGTTGAGGAAGATGAAATAACTGCTTTGAAAAAAAGAATAGAAGAATTAGAAAATGAATCTGCTGATATGAAAAATAAATATATGTACGCTATGGCAGAGGCAGAAAATATAAGAAAAAGAACTGCTAAAGAAAAAGCTGACAGCATAAAAAGAGCAAATAAAGGTTTATTATTATCTCTTTTAACTTTTATGGATAATTTTGAAAGAGCATTAAAAGCAGGAGAGCAGGATTCTAATGTTCAAGGCAGTGAATATTATAAAGGAATAGAATTAATACATAAACAGTTTATAGACTTTATGCATGACAACGGAGTTTCTGAAATAGAATCTTTAGGTGAGGAATTTGATCCTAATGTACATGAAGCATTGACTATGATAGAAGTTCCGGATATAGACAAAGAAAAGGTTGTTGAGGTTTATGCTAAAGGTTATAAATTGAATGATGAACTTTTGAGAACAGCTAAAGTGGTAGTTGGAAAGCCGGCTGCTGCTAAAGAATAA
- the dnaK gene encoding molecular chaperone DnaK, which yields MSKIIGIDLGTTNSCVSVMEGGKPVVITNAEGNRTTPSVVAFTNKGEVLVGQPAKNQMVTNPENTIFSIKRFMGNTYAEVTEERSRMPYTVIEEGGKVKIKTLEGNFTPQEISARILQKMKQTAEEYLGETVTDAIITVPAYFNDSQRQSTKDAGRIAGLNVLRIINEPTAAALAYGMEKKKDEKIAVYDLGGGTFDISILELADGVFEVKSTNGDTHLGGDDFDQAIIDWLIDEFKKDTGVDLNNDKMALQRLKEAAEKAKKEVSSSLQTDINLPYLTADASGPKHLNVSLSRAKFEDLVRDLVEKTRIPCEKALKDAGLSTSDIDEVILVGGSTRVPLVQETVKNIFGKEPNKSVNPDEAVAMGAAVQGGIIKGDVKDVLLLDVTPLSLGIETEGSVMTVLINRNTTIPTNKKQVFSTAADNQSSVTIRVLQGERKMANDNRELGRFDLVGIPPAPRGVPQIEVSFDIDANGIVHVTAKDLGTGKEQKITIASSSGLSEDEINKMVQDAEKHAEEDKKKKEEVEAKNNADHMIYQTEKLLKENGDKLQPSDKSEIESKMSALKSAVDSNNTDSIKRATDDLQAAWSKASEALYKQAGAQQQAQPDAGQQQAQQNNSQDSGRKDDGVVDADYEVVDDNK from the coding sequence ATGAGTAAAATAATTGGAATAGATTTAGGAACAACAAATTCATGTGTATCAGTAATGGAAGGCGGTAAGCCTGTAGTAATAACAAATGCTGAAGGAAACAGAACAACTCCTTCTGTAGTAGCATTTACAAATAAAGGCGAGGTATTAGTAGGACAGCCTGCTAAAAACCAAATGGTAACTAACCCAGAAAATACAATATTCTCTATTAAAAGATTTATGGGTAACACTTATGCTGAAGTAACAGAAGAACGTTCAAGAATGCCTTATACAGTTATAGAAGAAGGCGGAAAAGTAAAAATTAAAACTTTAGAAGGAAACTTCACTCCTCAGGAAATAAGTGCAAGAATACTTCAAAAGATGAAACAAACAGCAGAAGAATATCTAGGCGAAACAGTAACAGATGCAATCATTACAGTACCTGCATACTTCAATGACAGCCAAAGACAATCTACTAAAGATGCTGGCCGTATTGCTGGACTTAATGTATTAAGAATAATAAACGAGCCTACTGCTGCAGCTTTAGCTTATGGTATGGAGAAAAAGAAAGATGAGAAAATCGCAGTTTATGACTTGGGCGGCGGTACTTTCGATATATCTATACTTGAATTAGCTGATGGTGTATTTGAAGTAAAAAGTACAAACGGTGATACTCACTTGGGCGGTGATGACTTCGACCAAGCTATAATTGACTGGTTAATAGATGAGTTTAAGAAAGATACAGGCGTTGACTTGAATAATGATAAAATGGCTTTACAGAGATTAAAAGAAGCTGCTGAAAAAGCTAAGAAAGAAGTTTCAAGTTCATTACAAACTGATATTAACTTGCCATACTTGACAGCAGATGCTTCAGGTCCTAAACACTTGAATGTATCTTTATCAAGAGCAAAATTTGAGGACTTAGTAAGAGATTTAGTAGAAAAAACTCGTATCCCATGTGAAAAAGCATTGAAAGATGCAGGACTTTCTACTAGCGATATAGATGAAGTTATACTTGTTGGAGGTTCTACAAGAGTACCTTTAGTACAGGAAACAGTTAAAAACATATTTGGAAAAGAGCCAAATAAAAGCGTAAACCCAGACGAAGCAGTAGCAATGGGTGCTGCAGTACAAGGCGGTATCATTAAAGGTGATGTTAAAGATGTTCTTCTTCTTGACGTTACTCCGCTTTCACTTGGTATTGAAACAGAAGGTTCAGTAATGACTGTTTTAATCAACAGAAACACTACTATACCTACAAACAAAAAACAAGTATTCTCTACAGCAGCAGACAATCAATCATCTGTAACTATCAGAGTATTACAAGGTGAAAGAAAAATGGCTAATGACAACAGAGAGCTTGGAAGATTTGACTTGGTAGGAATACCTCCTGCACCAAGAGGCGTACCACAAATCGAAGTTTCATTCGATATTGATGCTAACGGTATCGTACATGTTACAGCTAAAGATCTAGGTACTGGTAAAGAGCAGAAAATAACAATAGCTTCTTCAAGCGGACTTAGCGAAGATGAAATAAACAAAATGGTTCAGGACGCTGAAAAACATGCTGAAGAAGATAAGAAGAAAAAAGAGGAAGTTGAAGCTAAAAACAATGCTGACCATATGATTTATCAGACAGAAAAATTATTGAAAGAAAACGGCGATAAATTACAGCCATCAGATAAGTCTGAAATTGAATCAAAAATGAGTGCATTAAAATCAGCAGTAGATTCTAATAATACAGACAGTATTAAAAGAGCTACAGACGATTTACAAGCAGCATGGAGCAAAGCTTCAGAGGCACTTTATAAACAAGCAGGAGCTCAGCAGCAAGCACAGCCTGATGCTGGACAACAACAAGCACAGCAAAATAACAGCCAAGATTCAGGCAGAAAAGATGACGGTGTAGTTGATGCTGATTATGAAGTTGTTGATGACAATAAATAA
- a CDS encoding ankyrin repeat domain-containing protein gives MKRNIELVKASRLGDLEKVKNILETTEEFEHNELNIALEYALLKGHRDIVKELVIAGASNTETKLRLNYNNVSFYYIVNVNYVECIYELMLIYYSYIGDFEMAELLIDSGVNDLNRALMSASEKGHLEIVKLLIDSGANDLNGALMSASENGHLEVVKYLLDSGADVNAKYNDTWHSKTALMFASEKGHLEVVKYLIDKGADDLNIALTSAAKNGHSEVAEFLKSKGAK, from the coding sequence ATGAAAAGAAATATAGAATTAGTAAAAGCATCCAGACTCGGAGATTTAGAGAAAGTAAAAAATATATTAGAAACAACAGAAGAGTTTGAACATAATGAACTTAATATAGCGTTAGAATATGCATTATTAAAAGGTCATAGAGATATAGTAAAAGAGCTTGTTATAGCTGGTGCTTCTAATACAGAAACTAAATTAAGATTAAATTATAATAATGTTTCATTTTATTATATCGTAAACGTAAATTATGTAGAATGCATATATGAATTAATGCTAATTTATTATTCTTATATTGGAGATTTTGAAATGGCTGAGCTATTAATAGACTCAGGAGTTAATGATTTAAATAGAGCTTTGATGTCTGCTTCTGAAAAAGGGCATTTAGAGATAGTAAAACTTTTAATAGACTCAGGAGCTAATGATTTAAATGGAGCTTTGATGTCTGCTTCTGAAAATGGGCATTTGGAAGTAGTAAAATATTTATTAGACTCAGGGGCTGATGTAAATGCTAAATATAATGATACCTGGCATAGTAAAACAGCTTTGATGTTTGCTTCAGAAAAAGGACATTTGGAAGTAGTAAAATATTTAATAGATAAAGGAGCTGATGATTTAAATATTGCTTTGACGTCTGCTGCAAAAAATGGGCATTCAGAAGTAGCCGAATTTTTAAAATCAAAAGGGGCTAAATAA
- a CDS encoding ankyrin repeat domain-containing protein, with amino-acid sequence MELLEAVKNNDLEKVKSLIENGANINTKDTAGETVLTIAAKGGNLEMVKYLIYEGSNDLNNALTYAAENGHLEVVKYLVDKGANVNVKSGFYTVLSSASIGGHLEVVEYLLDKGANDLNSALTYAADNGHLEVVKYLIERGSNYLNCALGSASESGHLEIVKYLLDKGADINAKCGFNTALSSASDGGHLEIVKYLIDKGADVNAKCGFDTALGYASDGGYLEIVKYLIDKGASDLNWALSYASESGHLEVVRYLIDKGVNINAKDDFTRTALSYASEKGHLEIVKLLIDSGANINDEDGFHGTALSFAAGGGHLEIVKYLIDKGANDLNNALMTASSRGHLDIVKYLIDKGANDLNSALMAASDNFHFEHLEVVKYLVDKGADVNIKDKSGKSALNYALEKGHLEIAELLKANGAV; translated from the coding sequence ATGGAATTATTAGAAGCTGTAAAAAATAATGATTTAGAAAAAGTGAAATCTTTAATAGAAAATGGTGCTAATATAAATACCAAAGATACAGCCGGAGAAACTGTTTTGACTATTGCTGCTAAAGGCGGAAATTTGGAAATGGTAAAATATTTGATATATGAAGGATCAAATGATTTAAATAATGCTTTAACTTATGCAGCAGAAAACGGACATTTAGAAGTTGTAAAATATTTAGTTGATAAAGGTGCTAATGTAAATGTGAAAAGCGGTTTTTATACTGTTTTGAGTTCTGCTTCAATCGGAGGACATTTGGAAGTAGTAGAATACTTGCTTGATAAAGGTGCTAATGATTTAAATAGTGCTTTAACTTATGCTGCAGATAATGGGCATTTAGAAGTTGTAAAATATTTAATAGAAAGAGGCTCTAATTATTTAAATTGTGCTTTAGGTAGTGCTTCAGAAAGCGGACATTTAGAAATAGTAAAATATTTGCTTGATAAAGGCGCCGATATAAATGCAAAATGCGGATTTAATACTGCTTTGAGTTCTGCTTCAGACGGAGGACATTTAGAAATAGTAAAATATTTGATAGATAAAGGTGCTGATGTAAATGCAAAATGCGGATTTGATACTGCTTTAGGATATGCTTCAGATGGCGGATATTTAGAAATAGTAAAATATTTGATAGATAAAGGTGCCAGTGATTTAAATTGGGCTTTGAGTTATGCTTCAGAGAGCGGACACCTAGAGGTAGTAAGATATTTAATAGATAAGGGTGTAAATATAAATGCCAAAGATGATTTTACTAGAACAGCTTTAAGTTATGCTTCAGAAAAAGGACATTTAGAAATAGTAAAATTACTTATAGATTCAGGAGCAAATATAAATGATGAAGACGGATTTCATGGAACAGCTTTAAGTTTTGCTGCTGGAGGCGGACATTTAGAAATAGTAAAATATTTGATAGATAAAGGTGCTAATGATTTAAATAATGCTTTAATGACAGCTTCAAGCAGAGGACATTTAGATATAGTAAAATATTTGATAGATAAAGGTGCTAATGATTTAAATAGTGCTTTAATGGCGGCATCTGACAATTTTCATTTTGAACATTTAGAAGTTGTAAAATATTTAGTAGATAAAGGTGCTGATGTAAATATAAAAGATAAATCTGGTAAATCAGCTTTGAATTATGCTTTAGAAAAAGGGCATTTAGAAATAGCTGAATTATTAAAGGCTAATGGTGCTGTATAA
- a CDS encoding YoaK family protein, with product MKNKIIAFIKRKNESIHTTETIYIASILTMVGGFVDAYTYITRGGVFAYAQTGNIIFFAMGLVKKQFKDTLHYFISIIIFVIGIFFALYIKKILNKRNIIEFEYVIILIHSIVLFIVGILPETFSDTVIVGSISFMSAIFMITFNKVEGLSYVTNMCTGNLRSASENLFKFLFNKDKTGLKKSLMYITILCSFALGAFLGTLFTNMIGTRSIWISSVLLLIVESLMFFEK from the coding sequence GTGAAAAATAAAATTATAGCTTTTATTAAAAGAAAGAATGAATCTATTCATACAACAGAAACTATATATATAGCATCCATACTTACTATGGTTGGCGGTTTTGTGGATGCTTATACTTATATTACTAGAGGCGGAGTTTTTGCTTATGCTCAGACAGGTAATATAATATTTTTTGCTATGGGGTTGGTAAAAAAACAATTTAAAGATACTCTGCATTATTTTATATCTATTATAATTTTTGTTATTGGAATTTTTTTTGCTTTGTATATAAAGAAAATTTTGAATAAAAGGAATATAATTGAATTTGAATATGTTATTATATTAATACATTCTATTGTATTATTTATAGTAGGTATATTGCCTGAAACATTTTCTGACACTGTGATTGTGGGAAGTATATCATTTATGTCAGCAATATTTATGATAACATTTAATAAAGTTGAAGGACTTTCTTATGTTACAAATATGTGTACGGGTAATTTAAGATCTGCTTCAGAGAATTTATTTAAATTTTTATTTAATAAAGATAAAACAGGATTAAAAAAAAGCTTAATGTATATTACAATATTATGTTCTTTTGCTTTAGGTGCTTTTTTAGGAACATTATTTACAAATATGATTGGAACTAGATCTATATGGATTTCTTCTGTTTTATTATTGATAGTTGAAAGTTTAATGTTTTTTGAAAAATAA
- a CDS encoding DnaJ domain-containing protein: MDKDYYKILNVNMFSSNEKIKKSYRELAMKFHPDRNPGNEEANRRFIDINEAYEILSNKETRMQYNIKYLSSNKYVVGGLAAAGVGLGLILSRRKK; this comes from the coding sequence ATGGATAAAGATTATTATAAAATACTTAATGTTAATATGTTTTCAAGCAATGAAAAAATAAAGAAATCTTATAGAGAATTGGCTATGAAATTTCATCCTGATAGAAACCCAGGTAATGAAGAAGCTAATAGAAGATTTATAGATATAAATGAAGCTTATGAAATTTTATCTAATAAAGAGACTCGTATGCAGTATAACATTAAATATTTATCTTCCAATAAATATGTTGTAGGAGGTTTAGCTGCGGCAGGTGTAGGATTGGGTTTAATATTAAGCAGAAGAAAAAAATAA
- the dnaJ gene encoding molecular chaperone DnaJ produces MADKRDYYEVLGVAKTATNDEIKKAYRKLAMQYHPDRNPGNKEAEDKFKEATEAYEILSDEKKRAQYDQFGFQGVHSDFADAYGRGGFDFSSMFGGAGGFGDLDDIFSSFFGGGFSGRGSRSQRRGNDIRHDVTLSLEDAVFGKKMEIKLDKNDICDVCHGTGAEPGTKTQTCPTCGGSGEVRMAQGFFSVRRTCSRCNGSGSIVTTPCKNCRGTGTVKKTKTISVNIPKGIEDNTQLRVSGEGEAIGGGIAGDLYLYIHVTPHPNFVREGIDLITEVGINIAQATLGADIYIQTLDKKKVKIKIPAGTNSGQKFRLKGSGASHINRSGRGDLLVIVNIDVSSKLSSEEKRLFNELKKVMPSNDEPALRKPSKSNW; encoded by the coding sequence ATGGCAGACAAAAGAGACTATTATGAAGTATTAGGAGTGGCAAAGACTGCTACTAATGATGAAATAAAAAAAGCATACAGAAAATTAGCTATGCAGTATCACCCGGATAGGAATCCTGGTAATAAAGAGGCTGAAGATAAATTTAAAGAAGCTACAGAGGCTTATGAAATTTTATCTGATGAGAAAAAACGTGCTCAATATGATCAATTTGGATTTCAGGGAGTACATAGTGATTTTGCTGATGCTTATGGCAGAGGCGGTTTTGACTTCTCATCAATGTTTGGAGGAGCAGGCGGTTTTGGTGATTTAGATGATATATTCAGTTCTTTCTTTGGGGGCGGATTTTCAGGCAGAGGATCAAGATCTCAAAGACGCGGTAATGATATAAGACATGATGTTACTTTATCTTTGGAAGATGCTGTTTTTGGTAAAAAAATGGAAATCAAATTAGATAAAAATGATATTTGTGATGTTTGTCATGGTACAGGAGCAGAACCTGGAACAAAGACTCAGACTTGTCCTACTTGCGGAGGAAGCGGAGAAGTTAGAATGGCCCAGGGATTTTTCAGTGTAAGAAGAACATGCAGCAGATGTAATGGAAGCGGTTCTATAGTAACAACACCTTGTAAAAATTGCCGAGGAACTGGAACAGTTAAGAAAACTAAAACTATTTCTGTTAATATTCCTAAAGGTATTGAGGATAATACTCAGCTTAGAGTAAGCGGAGAAGGTGAGGCTATAGGAGGAGGAATAGCAGGAGATTTATATTTATATATACATGTAACTCCTCATCCTAACTTTGTAAGAGAAGGTATAGATTTAATAACCGAGGTTGGAATTAATATTGCTCAGGCTACATTAGGTGCTGATATTTATATACAAACTTTGGATAAAAAGAAGGTGAAAATAAAAATTCCTGCAGGAACTAATAGCGGACAAAAATTCAGATTAAAAGGAAGCGGTGCATCTCATATTAATAGATCTGGAAGAGGGGACTTATTAGTTATAGTTAATATAGATGTTTCATCTAAATTATCTTCTGAGGAAAAAAGATTATTTAATGAACTTAAAAAGGTTATGCCTTCTAATGATGAGCCTGCTTTAAGAAAGCCTAGTAAGTCTAACTGGTAA
- a CDS encoding glycosyltransferase encodes MKEIIVLISNANNMKDKSNQFMLNMVEHFYKSSIRITVFSKSFPKNFPAYIARKHLSLLFLKKSANNIANIAENADAIIAIDFPMNIIASMTKNILIKKRINKLPVIVWYTLNFQNHLYFQEKKDSKTKLIDKRLMKLDYEHTDNIDIIICGSKKTKERLLYLHKDIKNIEIIQPYFSPYIFINNDKKEKDKSIVIFYNKEDSIFKCTAAYAQYLKENDDIYKLKIIGYDKELKENIHKLAIEQYVEFIDEDDNSRIGKEIETSNAMIIHNIKDSFYTQLIAAWHYKTLPIIDAKSSSAEIASDDKNALIYNSKNPISIISKIKKMTENKKSYELFMSSIDEMQNTNEILELISNFNPN; translated from the coding sequence ATGAAAGAAATTATTGTACTAATATCTAATGCAAATAATATGAAAGATAAATCAAATCAATTCATGCTTAATATGGTTGAACATTTTTATAAATCCTCTATAAGAATAACAGTATTTTCAAAATCATTTCCAAAGAATTTTCCTGCTTATATTGCAAGAAAACATTTGTCTTTATTATTCTTAAAAAAATCTGCAAATAATATAGCAAATATTGCTGAAAATGCTGATGCAATTATAGCTATAGATTTCCCTATGAATATAATAGCATCTATGACAAAAAATATTTTAATAAAAAAAAGAATTAACAAATTACCTGTAATAGTATGGTATACTTTAAATTTCCAAAATCATCTGTATTTTCAAGAAAAAAAAGACAGTAAAACAAAATTAATAGATAAAAGACTTATGAAATTAGATTATGAGCATACTGATAATATTGATATAATAATATGCGGAAGTAAAAAAACAAAGGAAAGATTATTATATTTACATAAAGATATCAAAAATATAGAAATAATACAGCCGTATTTTTCTCCGTATATATTCATTAATAACGATAAAAAAGAAAAAGATAAATCTATAGTGATATTTTATAATAAAGAAGACAGTATATTCAAATGTACAGCAGCTTATGCGCAGTATCTTAAAGAAAATGATGATATATATAAATTAAAAATTATAGGATATGATAAAGAATTAAAAGAGAATATTCACAAATTAGCTATAGAACAATATGTGGAATTTATAGATGAAGATGATAATTCAAGAATTGGAAAAGAAATAGAAACTTCAAATGCTATGATAATACATAATATAAAAGATTCTTTCTATACACAATTAATAGCAGCTTGGCATTATAAAACATTACCTATAATAGATGCTAAAAGCTCATCTGCTGAAATAGCTTCTGATGATAAAAATGCCTTAATATATAATTCTAAAAATCCAATATCAATAATATCAAAAATAAAAAAAATGACTGAAAATAAAAAATCTTATGAATTATTTATGTCTTCAATAGATGAAATGCAAAATACAAATGAAATATTAGAATTAATTTCTAATTTCAATCCTAATTAA